One Paraburkholderia aromaticivorans genomic region harbors:
- a CDS encoding GlxA family transcriptional regulator, whose protein sequence is MHTIGFVVFPNFYLMGFAAVTAFELANVVLGEPEYEVTVLSEEGGLVLSSAGIRVETQPFSDAVFDTVMFGSGVEIDIVSTALTAFVRRALTTSRRIAAPCTGAFILAEAGVLDGRRATTHWRFAHDLQRRFPNITVEEDQIFIVDGPIWTSAGMTATIDMALAMIEGDHGQDVSRAVARKLVVYHRRAGGQSQFSTLLDLEPKSDRIQKAIDYANANLRNALTVEELADVAGLSPRQFSRAFSAETGQSPAKAVEHLRVEAARLLLEKGRLSLDVIADEVGLTDRERMRRAFLRTIGQPPQAVRRFSRETRGPIADAHL, encoded by the coding sequence ATGCACACGATCGGCTTCGTTGTATTCCCGAATTTCTATCTGATGGGTTTCGCGGCAGTGACCGCCTTTGAGCTGGCGAACGTCGTGCTCGGAGAGCCCGAATACGAAGTGACGGTGCTCTCTGAAGAGGGAGGACTCGTGTTGTCCTCGGCAGGTATCCGGGTAGAAACGCAGCCGTTCTCCGACGCCGTGTTCGACACCGTCATGTTCGGCTCCGGTGTCGAGATCGACATCGTCTCTACCGCATTGACTGCGTTCGTCAGGCGCGCTCTGACAACGTCGCGGCGAATCGCGGCGCCATGCACAGGCGCGTTTATCCTGGCCGAAGCAGGGGTGCTGGACGGTCGCCGGGCGACGACACATTGGCGCTTCGCACATGACCTGCAGCGCCGTTTTCCCAACATTACCGTCGAGGAAGATCAGATTTTCATTGTCGACGGACCGATCTGGACTTCCGCGGGCATGACAGCCACGATCGACATGGCGCTCGCCATGATCGAGGGGGATCATGGCCAGGACGTTTCACGCGCGGTAGCGCGCAAGCTTGTTGTCTATCATCGCCGCGCCGGCGGGCAATCGCAGTTTTCCACGTTGCTCGACCTCGAGCCCAAATCCGACCGGATCCAGAAGGCGATCGACTACGCGAACGCCAATCTGCGCAATGCCTTGACCGTCGAGGAATTAGCCGACGTCGCGGGCCTGAGCCCACGCCAGTTCAGCCGGGCCTTCAGTGCCGAAACGGGGCAATCCCCCGCCAAAGCCGTCGAACATTTGCGAGTGGAAGCCGCGAGGCTGTTGCTGGAAAAAGGGCGTTTATCTCTGGATGTAATCGCGGACGAAGTCGGCTTGACGGATCGCGAGCGAATGCGGCGGGCGTTCCTGCGGACCATTGGGCAGCCGCCTCAAGCGGTCCGTCGCTTCAGCAGGGAAACCCGCGGGCCGATTGCGGACGCTCATCTATAA
- a CDS encoding LysR family transcriptional regulator, with protein MSLSLEIDLLRSFTVVAEVRALSRAANRIGRTQSALSQQMKRLEEIVDQPLFQRTGRGVVLTNPGERLLIHAQRILRLHDEAMADLSGKGLSGTIRFGCPDDYAAVFLPHLLRQFSSQHPHALVEVICAPTPRLLEQLEMHALDLAMISLPDDAANDDIIRREPLVWVGYPGLDCTHFDPLPLALSDPDTLDHVAACEALQRVGRPYRIAYASSSLAGLTALVRSGQAVAVITQTAVAPDLSILNGDPALPPLPTIGITLKFERKRPSHLITVFAEHIRLTLPLL; from the coding sequence TTGAGTCTTTCACTCGAAATCGATCTGCTGCGATCGTTTACCGTTGTCGCCGAAGTTCGGGCGCTCAGTCGCGCGGCGAACCGGATCGGCCGAACCCAGTCGGCGCTGAGTCAGCAGATGAAGCGCCTCGAAGAAATCGTCGATCAGCCGCTGTTCCAGCGCACGGGTCGTGGCGTGGTGCTGACGAATCCCGGCGAACGCCTGTTGATTCACGCCCAACGTATTCTGCGACTGCACGACGAGGCGATGGCCGATCTGTCCGGCAAAGGGCTGTCGGGCACGATCCGCTTCGGCTGCCCGGACGACTACGCCGCCGTTTTCCTGCCGCATTTGCTACGTCAGTTCTCGAGCCAGCATCCGCATGCGCTGGTCGAAGTGATTTGCGCACCCACGCCGCGATTGCTCGAACAACTGGAGATGCATGCGCTGGACCTTGCCATGATCTCGTTGCCCGATGACGCCGCGAACGACGACATCATTCGCCGTGAGCCGCTGGTCTGGGTTGGCTATCCGGGACTGGATTGCACGCACTTCGACCCGTTGCCGCTGGCGCTTTCCGATCCGGACACGCTCGACCATGTGGCGGCCTGCGAAGCGCTGCAACGCGTCGGCCGGCCCTACCGCATCGCCTATGCGAGCAGCAGTCTTGCCGGCCTCACGGCCCTGGTCCGCTCGGGGCAGGCCGTTGCCGTCATCACGCAGACTGCCGTCGCCCCGGATCTCTCCATACTCAATGGCGATCCCGCGCTTCCGCCTTTGCCCACCATAGGCATTACGCTGAAGTTCGAGCGGAAGCGTCCGTCCCATCTGATCACGGTATTCGCGGAGCACATCAGACTGACACTGCCGTTGCTGTGA
- a CDS encoding LysR family transcriptional regulator, whose product MNEVRAITIFVRAATLGSLRKAAVDQGISPQAASHAVMQLEKELGVRLFHRTTRKLSLTEEGQGLLDSVTPALAVLSSALDDARRSKAEIAGPLRVSAPRAMGHLVLWPYFLEFAELHPNVQFDVQFDDHFTDFIGDRADVGFRGGSPPSGGTIARRLLPIQLIVCASPAYIERHGAPRTIDELDAHRCTGYRRANTGKQAPWEFLIGDEIVYRDIATTLCVNDTDAETAAVIAGLGIGQLGSFSATAPIRSGQLVPLLVQHVTEREAVYIYYRHRTELPLRVRTFIDFMVARLAGNRNFYFEPSELHVAR is encoded by the coding sequence GTGAATGAAGTTCGCGCGATCACGATATTCGTCCGGGCGGCGACGCTCGGAAGCCTGCGCAAGGCGGCCGTGGATCAGGGCATCTCGCCGCAGGCCGCGAGCCACGCGGTGATGCAACTGGAAAAGGAGCTGGGCGTTCGGCTCTTCCATCGGACCACGCGCAAGCTGAGCCTGACCGAGGAGGGGCAGGGCCTGCTCGACAGCGTGACGCCTGCGTTGGCTGTCCTGTCGTCCGCACTCGACGACGCGCGACGCTCGAAAGCCGAGATTGCGGGTCCGCTGCGGGTGAGCGCGCCAAGGGCAATGGGGCATCTGGTGCTGTGGCCTTACTTTCTGGAATTCGCCGAATTGCATCCGAACGTGCAGTTCGATGTGCAATTCGACGACCACTTCACCGACTTCATCGGCGATCGCGCCGATGTGGGGTTTCGTGGCGGGTCTCCGCCGTCGGGCGGCACCATCGCGCGTCGGCTTTTGCCGATCCAGTTGATCGTTTGCGCGTCGCCCGCTTATATCGAGCGCCATGGCGCGCCGCGGACTATCGACGAACTGGACGCTCACCGCTGCACGGGATACCGGCGCGCGAATACGGGCAAGCAGGCCCCGTGGGAATTCCTGATCGGGGATGAAATCGTCTATCGCGACATCGCGACGACTTTGTGCGTCAACGACACCGACGCCGAGACGGCGGCCGTGATCGCCGGACTCGGCATTGGTCAACTCGGCAGCTTTTCAGCCACCGCGCCGATCAGGAGCGGCCAACTGGTCCCGTTGCTGGTTCAGCATGTCACCGAGCGCGAGGCGGTCTATATCTACTATCGTCATCGGACCGAGCTGCCGCTGCGGGTGAGGACATTCATCGACTTCATGGTCGCGCGCCTTGCGGGGAACCGGAATTTTTATTTCGAGCCGTCCGAACTTCACGTGGCCCGTTGA
- a CDS encoding oxidoreductase, protein MVELTKNGFKRVWFITGASRGLGALIAQAALADGNAVVAAGRNVAAIVERLGDSPALLPVALDVTDEAQAKAAVQAALEQFGRIDVLINNAGFGLLGAIEESTDADVRRMYDTNVFGLLTVTRAVLPVMRSQRAGHVINMSSIGGYRAAAGFGAYSSTKFAVEGLTEALRAELKPLGIHATVVEPGYFRTDFLDASSLVVAREVIADYDGTSGNVRRHAANMNHNQPGNPAKLAAAMIELVDAQTPPLRLPLGTDTLKAIAEKNAYVEQETETWRALSASTDFSA, encoded by the coding sequence ATGGTCGAGCTCACGAAGAACGGCTTCAAGCGTGTCTGGTTCATCACGGGCGCATCGCGCGGCCTGGGCGCGCTGATCGCCCAGGCGGCTTTGGCTGACGGCAATGCGGTGGTTGCCGCCGGCCGCAACGTCGCGGCGATCGTCGAGCGCCTCGGTGACTCGCCGGCACTGCTGCCCGTGGCGCTGGACGTCACGGACGAAGCGCAGGCGAAAGCCGCGGTTCAAGCCGCGCTCGAACAATTCGGCCGCATCGACGTTCTGATCAACAACGCGGGATTCGGCTTGCTCGGCGCGATCGAGGAGTCCACCGACGCGGACGTGCGCCGCATGTACGACACCAACGTGTTCGGGCTGCTGACTGTCACGCGTGCCGTTCTGCCGGTGATGCGCTCGCAGCGCGCCGGTCACGTCATCAACATGTCGTCGATCGGCGGCTATCGGGCCGCCGCGGGATTCGGCGCGTACAGTTCGACGAAGTTTGCGGTCGAAGGCTTGACCGAAGCCTTGCGCGCCGAATTGAAGCCGCTCGGCATTCACGCGACGGTCGTCGAGCCGGGTTACTTCCGGACTGACTTCCTCGACGCGTCATCGCTCGTCGTCGCACGCGAGGTCATTGCGGACTACGACGGGACATCGGGCAATGTGCGCCGGCACGCAGCCAACATGAATCACAACCAGCCAGGGAATCCCGCGAAGCTCGCAGCGGCGATGATCGAACTGGTCGATGCGCAAACGCCTCCGCTGCGTCTGCCGCTTGGCACCGACACGCTGAAGGCCATCGCTGAGAAGAATGCCTATGTCGAGCAGGAAACCGAAACCTGGAGGGCGCTGTCGGCATCGACTGACTTCAGCGCTTGA
- a CDS encoding LysR family transcriptional regulator codes for MDYFAAVRAFVCAAELQSFSKTAHEMAVKTSTISRYVSELEKDLGIALFNRSTRGLVLTEGGRLFREHAMVALQALDDARQLTSSLNRTPQGMLRVTMPSAFGRRHIVPHLPAFMTRYPDIGLDIVSTDETLNMIEAGIDVAIRIGVLPDSSLMAKRIAPHRRIVCGGPAYFERSGTPRVPEDLAAHDVLRLSLLPDDKWSFTRIADAQASPEQVLVALRGRLRADDSEAVLELAVSGCGLALLPTWLASTALREGRLQHVLPEWEARTGRAEPAVWAVYPPKKIVSSKVRAFVDFYAEAIGEPPYWDDGLALALQA; via the coding sequence ATGGATTATTTTGCCGCGGTACGCGCCTTCGTTTGCGCAGCGGAACTGCAGAGCTTCAGCAAGACGGCTCATGAAATGGCAGTCAAAACCTCGACTATTTCGCGCTACGTGAGCGAGCTGGAAAAGGATCTGGGCATTGCCCTGTTTAACCGGTCGACGCGGGGGCTCGTCCTGACCGAGGGCGGCAGGCTGTTTCGTGAGCACGCCATGGTTGCCCTGCAGGCGCTCGACGACGCGCGCCAGCTGACGTCGTCGCTGAATCGCACGCCGCAAGGCATGCTACGCGTCACGATGCCGTCGGCGTTCGGGCGCCGGCATATCGTGCCGCATTTGCCGGCGTTCATGACGCGCTACCCTGACATCGGCCTCGATATCGTCTCGACCGACGAAACGCTCAATATGATCGAAGCCGGCATCGACGTGGCGATCCGGATCGGTGTGCTGCCCGATTCGTCGTTGATGGCCAAACGCATTGCGCCGCATCGCCGTATCGTCTGCGGCGGCCCGGCGTATTTCGAGCGGAGCGGGACGCCGCGTGTCCCCGAAGATCTGGCCGCACACGACGTGCTTCGCCTGTCGCTGCTGCCGGACGACAAATGGTCTTTCACTCGCATCGCGGATGCCCAGGCATCGCCCGAGCAGGTGCTGGTGGCATTGCGAGGGCGCCTGCGCGCGGACGACTCCGAAGCGGTGCTGGAACTCGCCGTGTCCGGCTGCGGCCTTGCTCTGCTGCCGACGTGGCTCGCATCCACGGCCTTGCGCGAAGGGCGCCTGCAGCACGTGCTGCCGGAATGGGAGGCACGCACGGGGCGAGCCGAACCCGCGGTCTGGGCGGTCTATCCGCCGAAGAAAATCGTCTCGTCGAAGGTGCGCGCGTTCGTGGACTTCTACGCCGAGGCGATCGGCGAGCCGCCGTACTGGGACGACGGACTCGCGCTGGCGCTGCAGGCTTAA
- a CDS encoding aspartate aminotransferase family protein: MSRNNDAVFWRNARQHLIRYGGTFEPIIIERAQGSFVYDADGRAILDFTSGQMSAVLGHSHPEIVSVINEYAGKLDHLFSGMLSRPVVDLATRLADITPDGLDRALLLSTGAESNEAAIRMAKLVTGKYEIVGFAQSWHGMTGAAASATYSAGRKGVGPAAVGSFAIPAPFLYRPRFERHGEYDYLAELDYAFDLIDRQSSGNLAAFIAEPILSSGGIIELPEGYMAALKRKCEERGMLLILDEAQTGVGRTGTMFACQRDGVTPDILTLSKTLGAGLPLAAVVTSAQIEERAHELGYLFYTTHVSDPLPAAVGLRVLDVVEREGLVARANLMGARLKRGLLDLMERFDCIGDIRGRGLLLGMEIVKDRRTKEPADGLGAKITRECMNLGLSMNIVQLPGMGGVFRIAPPLTVHEDEIDLGLELLGQAIERSL; the protein is encoded by the coding sequence GTGTCCCGAAACAATGACGCAGTTTTCTGGCGCAACGCCAGGCAGCACCTCATCCGCTATGGCGGCACCTTCGAGCCGATCATCATCGAGCGCGCCCAGGGCAGTTTCGTCTACGACGCGGACGGCCGCGCGATCCTGGATTTCACCTCCGGCCAGATGAGCGCGGTGCTTGGGCACAGCCATCCGGAAATCGTTTCGGTCATCAACGAATACGCCGGCAAGCTCGACCATCTTTTCAGCGGCATGCTTTCGCGGCCGGTAGTCGACCTGGCGACCCGACTCGCCGACATCACGCCTGACGGACTCGACCGCGCACTATTGCTCAGTACGGGCGCGGAGTCGAACGAGGCCGCCATTCGCATGGCGAAGCTGGTCACGGGCAAATATGAAATCGTCGGGTTTGCGCAGTCATGGCACGGCATGACGGGGGCAGCAGCATCCGCTACCTATAGCGCCGGTCGCAAGGGCGTCGGTCCGGCCGCAGTCGGCTCCTTCGCGATCCCCGCCCCGTTCCTGTACCGGCCGCGTTTCGAGCGCCATGGTGAGTACGATTACCTGGCGGAGCTGGACTATGCGTTCGATCTCATCGATCGTCAGTCCAGTGGCAATCTCGCCGCCTTCATTGCAGAGCCGATCCTGAGTTCCGGCGGGATCATCGAACTGCCGGAAGGCTATATGGCCGCACTGAAGCGCAAGTGTGAGGAGCGTGGCATGCTGCTGATCCTCGATGAAGCGCAAACCGGCGTCGGCCGCACGGGCACGATGTTCGCCTGTCAGCGCGATGGCGTCACGCCCGACATTCTCACGCTATCGAAGACACTGGGCGCCGGTCTGCCGCTCGCGGCCGTCGTGACATCCGCGCAGATAGAGGAGCGCGCCCATGAATTGGGTTACCTGTTCTATACGACCCACGTATCCGATCCTCTTCCTGCCGCTGTCGGTCTGCGGGTGCTGGATGTGGTCGAGCGCGAGGGGCTGGTTGCGCGTGCGAACCTGATGGGCGCGCGACTCAAGCGCGGCCTGCTGGATCTGATGGAACGCTTCGACTGCATCGGGGATATTCGCGGCCGAGGACTGCTCCTGGGTATGGAGATCGTCAAGGACCGCCGCACGAAAGAGCCGGCGGATGGGCTGGGCGCGAAGATCACCCGCGAGTGCATGAACCTGGGGCTCAGCATGAACATCGTGCAATTGCCCGGCATGGGCGGCGTGTTCCGGATCGCCCCTCCGTTGACCGTTCACGAAGATGAGATCGACCTGGGCCTGGAACTGCTCGGGCAGGCGATCGAGCGTTCGCTGTAG
- a CDS encoding response regulator, whose translation MKLVRSHHLLIADDDPDLLAAYVQYFELHGYEIRATRDGVDALSEYGRWLPAVVILDIQMPRLDGREVARKIRGLRGKPVPLLIAVSGLSSQSERAVSLRSGFDHHFAKPARLPVILSAIAFRSRTRDPDIAQVQSRG comes from the coding sequence ATGAAGCTTGTCCGCTCTCACCATTTACTCATTGCAGACGACGACCCTGATCTGCTCGCCGCATACGTCCAGTATTTCGAGCTTCACGGCTACGAAATTCGAGCCACTCGAGACGGAGTCGATGCGTTATCCGAGTACGGCCGGTGGCTTCCCGCAGTGGTCATTCTTGACATTCAGATGCCTCGACTCGACGGTCGAGAGGTGGCCAGAAAAATCCGGGGTCTCAGGGGCAAGCCCGTACCCTTGCTTATCGCGGTGTCCGGGTTGTCATCGCAGTCCGAAAGGGCCGTATCGCTCAGGTCCGGTTTCGATCACCATTTCGCCAAACCGGCCCGGCTTCCAGTCATTCTTTCCGCGATTGCTTTCCGCTCACGTACCCGCGACCCGGACATCGCCCAGGTTCAGAGCCGTGGTTGA
- a CDS encoding cupin domain-containing protein produces the protein MLTRTSPAPLVEPAAVTLDAQYFEYTSSANPIGAKLISRVPFRNFSPSLYADGATRVVPLDLSAELGCPSPATGPGLSANFLRINAGDALTLAPNATSQVCYVISGTGSVTQAETHFPFEQGDFFTLPGGAVAVLSADTTATLYYVNDAPLLTYLGTTGVRARFAPTRYPAAQAQAELRKVSEEANAGRRNRISVLMGNAHFPQTRTVTHVLWAMFGIVPPNSMQKPHRHQSIALDFIAGGKPGVYTLVGTELDESGKIADPTRVDWEAGMAFVTPPGYWHAHFNETDENAYVIPIQDAGLQTWLRTLDIRFAR, from the coding sequence ATGTTGACCCGTACGTCGCCGGCGCCTCTCGTCGAACCCGCTGCCGTGACCCTCGATGCGCAATACTTCGAATACACGTCGTCAGCCAATCCGATCGGCGCGAAGCTCATCTCGCGCGTGCCGTTCCGTAACTTTTCGCCTTCGCTGTACGCAGACGGCGCAACCCGGGTCGTGCCGCTCGACCTCTCCGCGGAGTTGGGTTGCCCCAGCCCCGCGACGGGTCCCGGCCTGAGCGCCAATTTTCTGCGCATCAACGCAGGGGACGCATTGACGCTCGCGCCGAACGCGACCTCGCAGGTTTGCTACGTCATTAGCGGGACCGGCAGCGTGACGCAGGCCGAGACTCACTTCCCGTTCGAGCAGGGCGATTTCTTCACCCTGCCCGGCGGCGCTGTTGCTGTGCTGTCCGCCGACACGACGGCCACGCTCTATTACGTCAACGACGCGCCGTTGCTCACCTATCTCGGCACGACCGGCGTCAGGGCGCGCTTTGCGCCGACGCGCTATCCGGCCGCCCAGGCGCAGGCGGAATTGCGCAAGGTCTCGGAAGAAGCCAATGCGGGCCGCCGCAACCGCATCAGCGTGCTGATGGGCAACGCCCACTTTCCGCAGACGCGCACGGTCACGCATGTGTTGTGGGCCATGTTCGGCATCGTGCCGCCTAACTCAATGCAGAAGCCGCACCGCCATCAGTCGATTGCACTCGACTTCATCGCTGGCGGCAAGCCAGGCGTCTATACGCTGGTCGGCACCGAACTGGATGAGAGCGGCAAGATCGCCGATCCGACCCGCGTCGATTGGGAAGCCGGGATGGCGTTCGTGACACCGCCGGGATACTGGCATGCGCATTTCAATGAAACGGACGAAAACGCTTACGTGATTCCGATCCAGGATGCCGGCTTGCAGACCTGGCTGCGCACGCTCGACATCCGCTTCGCCCGTTAA